The nucleotide sequence TAAATCGCACTATAGAAATCTTACTAAGACGCAGAAAAAATAACCCTTTATATGTCGGAGAACCAGGTGTTGGTAAAACAACAATAGTTGAAGGCTTGGTATTGAAAATTATTGAAGGTAGTGTTCCGAGTGCACTGAGATCCAGCATAATTTATGCTTTGGATTTAGGATCACTTCTTGCAGGAACACGCTATAGAGGTGACTTCGAAGAGAGAATAAAATCTATAATAAAAGTAATTGAGGCAAAACCTGGCGCTATTCTTTTCATTGATGAAATACACACTATTATTGGAGCGGGTTCAACAAGTGGCAGCTTTCTTGATGCTGGCAATCTGCTTAAACCTGCACTTGCAAGAGGTGCATTGCGTTGTATAGGTGCAACTACATATAGAGAATATAGCAATAGCTTTGAAAAGGATAAAGCATTAGCAAGGAGGTTTCAAAAAATTAGTGTAAAAGAGTCTTCTATTAATGATACAGTAAAGATACTAGATGGTATAAAGCATTACTATGAAAGGTATCATGGAGTATATTACACGAAACATGCCATTAAATCTGCAGCTGAACTTTCACACAAGTATATTACTGGTCGAATATTACCTGATAAAGCAGTTGATGTTATAGATGAAGCAGGGGCATATTGTAAGTTACAAAAAAACAGGCGAAAAGTTATAAACAGTAGAGACATTAAGAGTACTATCGCTAGGATTACAAACGTACCTTGCGGGTTTGATGATATGCAAAGAGTAAAATCTTTGAAAGAAAATCTCAATAGGGCCATTTTTGGTCAAGAGCAAGCGATAGAGTTTCTCGTTAATTCTATTAAAATTGCTAAATCTGGTCTGAGAAGTTACAATAAACCCTTGGCAAAGTATCTTTTTGCAGGGCCAACTGGTGTAGGTAAGACTGAGCTTGCGAAGCAACTAGCACAAAATATGGGTATGAACCTTATTCGGTTTGATATGTCTGAGTATATGGAACCTCACACAATATCTAGAATGATTGGTTCCCCTCCTGGATATGTGGGTTACGACCAAGGTGGATTGCTTACAGAATCTGTATCTAATAATCAATATAGCGTAGTACTTCTTGATGAAATTGAGAAAGCTCATAGTGATATTTATAATATATTACTACAAATCATGGATTATGGGTGTGTTACAGACACTTACGGACGTAAAGTTAATTTTTCTAATACAATTTTAATTATGACAACCAACGCAGGATCATTTGAACGTAGCAAGAATTCTGTTGGCTTTGGATATAAAAACTTTAATACTAGTGACAGCGAAAAAGCAATGGAACGGATTTTTAGTCCTGAATTTCGTAATCGCTTAGATGCAGTTATTTCTTTTTCTGACTTAAATACGGATGTCATTTTGCACATTGTGGATAAATTTATTCAGGAATTGAAAAAACAACTTATGCAAAAGGGCATAAGCTGCTCAGTTGAAGAAGAAGTAAAATCTTATCTTGCACAAACAGGTTATAGTAAAGAAATGGGAGCACGTCCAATAGAGAGGCTGATTGAAAAAGAGATAAAAGTTCATTTAGCTGAAGAAATATTGAATCGTCGATTAATTAAAGGAAAGAAATTAAGGATTTATGTTGGTAAACACGGAATTGCTTTTGATATAGTTTAAATTCTTGCTTGAGTATTAAATTTGTAGTATAGTCACTATCTTTTAATGAGGCTATAGTGGCAAGTTTAACCAGAAATCAATATTACAGTAATCAAAATTTACGGAATTTATTTTCAAGGCTGGGAATAGAAGCGGAAGAAGTAATAAGCCAGGAGTTTGATGATGTACTTAAGTTAGTTGAGCGGCGCTTTAGAAAAGCTTCATTAAAATGTCACCCTGATAAAGTAATAGGAGAGAAAGAAAAAAAAGCAGCTGAAGAAAAGTTTAAAAAACTTAGTGCAGATAAAGATAAGCTAGAGCAATATCTTAATGCTTTAAAAGCAGGAAGAACTCCTGGCATATCTATATCATTACAGCAAGAAGTGCGGGAAAAACAAAGGAGAATCAATGAGATTCTATTGCGTAGAGAGAAAGCTGTAAATAGGGCAGTTTTATTTTTTATATTAGCGAATGTGGTACTTATACCAATTCCCACTATATAAAGAACAGATAGACAATAATGGGAAAGAAGTGATACTAAAGTAGATAAAATAGAGAGGTATAAATGGCATTAAGGTCAAAACTATTAGACGAAAAAGTTGTAAATTTGGCGAAAGAAATGTTAAAAAAGGTCAGAAATAACGCATATGTTTCAAAAAAGTTACAAGCGGTGATAGCAGGAAAAGAAAGTAGTATAAGCGCTGTGGCAAGAATATGTAAAATTTCAAGGACTGCTTTGACTGAATGGATAAAGCATCTAAAATTTGGTAGAGTAGAAAGATTATTTTCCCCGTCTCAGCGGCGAAGAAAAAGCAAATTAAACAAAAATCAACGTGAGCAAATTGAAATATGGGTAGAAAGAAATCCAAATATTACTATTAAGGAAGTGCAAATAAAAATCTCAGAGGAATTTGGCCTAAACATTAGCAAATCAACAGTGCACCGTGAGATACAAAGGATGAAGTTTTCTTACATAACACCGAGGCCAATTCACCATAAACAAGATAAAAACAAGCAAGAAGAGTTTAAAAAA is from Wolbachia endosymbiont (group B) of Hofmannophila pseudospretella and encodes:
- a CDS encoding AAA family ATPase, with the protein product MISKNLEASLNRALQIASDCKLKYAKVEHLLLALTKDVDVNYVLSRCNIRAGEIINIDNIILRNDHGNNTKSFLQDNSDLTVNKVEPDVLFQRIIHKAMIRAHRLGRKEINGASILLEILSEQDLYIEELLRKQNAKDSNLIYNISNIKYSGDIEEYVTNRKIKLDKNNDISTVANKGELLKDEEVLQNYCRNLNDYARSKKIDYVIGRDYELNRTIEILLRRRKNNPLYVGEPGVGKTTIVEGLVLKIIEGSVPSALRSSIIYALDLGSLLAGTRYRGDFEERIKSIIKVIEAKPGAILFIDEIHTIIGAGSTSGSFLDAGNLLKPALARGALRCIGATTYREYSNSFEKDKALARRFQKISVKESSINDTVKILDGIKHYYERYHGVYYTKHAIKSAAELSHKYITGRILPDKAVDVIDEAGAYCKLQKNRRKVINSRDIKSTIARITNVPCGFDDMQRVKSLKENLNRAIFGQEQAIEFLVNSIKIAKSGLRSYNKPLAKYLFAGPTGVGKTELAKQLAQNMGMNLIRFDMSEYMEPHTISRMIGSPPGYVGYDQGGLLTESVSNNQYSVVLLDEIEKAHSDIYNILLQIMDYGCVTDTYGRKVNFSNTILIMTTNAGSFERSKNSVGFGYKNFNTSDSEKAMERIFSPEFRNRLDAVISFSDLNTDVILHIVDKFIQELKKQLMQKGISCSVEEEVKSYLAQTGYSKEMGARPIERLIEKEIKVHLAEEILNRRLIKGKKLRIYVGKHGIAFDIV